The genomic DNA CCAGGGGACTACGTCCTTATTCCTGACCCCGCCTACCCTGTCTATCGCACCTCCACTATCTTTGCGGGGGGAGAATACTACACCATGCCTCTCCTCCCAGAGCATAATTTTTTGCCCAACCTCGATCGGATTCCCCTAGAAGTAGCCCAGAAAGCCAAGTTACTGTGGGTCAATTATCCCAATAACCCCACGGGAGCGATCGCTGATTTGGCATTTTTCCAGGAGTTGGTAGATTTTTGCCGTCGCTATGAAATTTTGCTCTGCCACGACCACGCCTACGCTGAGATGGCTTACGACGGTTACAAACCCCCCAGTGTCTTACAGGTGCCAGGGGCATTAGATATAGCAGTAGAGTTCCACAGTTGTTCCAAGTCCTACAACATGACGGGCTGGCGGGTAGGTTTTGTAGCTGGCTGTACAACGGGCATCAAGGGGCTAGGACAAGTGAAGACTAATGTGGATTCGGGGGTATTCAAGGCAATCCAGGAAGCAGCGATCGTTGCCTTTGAGACCAGGGAAGAGGACTTACAGAATTTGATGGCGGTCTACCAACGGCGGCGCGACCTGGTAGTAGAGGGACTGAATAAACTGGGTTGGCATTTGACTCCCCCCAAAGCGACCCTGTATGTATGGGTGCCAGTGCCCCAGGGCTATACTTCGACAGAATTTGTCACCCTGTTGTTGGAGAAGTGCGGTATCATTGTGCCGCCAGGAAATGGCTATGGGAGTGCGGGGGAAGGATTTTTCCGCATTGCCTTGACGGTGGAGGAGGAACGGATTTTAACCGCCTTTGAGCGGATGGCACAAGCAGGTATTCGCTACCAATGACAGGGGATATAGTCAGTCATCTCCAGGGCGTAGTCTTCTATGACGCTAGGGGGCTACCCCAGGTACTGTTCACCACGCGAGAACATAGTATTCACTGGACGGAAAAGAGTTTTCAAGCTTTACATTTCCAGGAATGCCTAGGGGAGATTCTCCAACTGCCACCCCTGCAATATGCCTATCTGGAGCTACAAAGCGAAAAAATCTTGTTAGTAAACCAGGGGGAGGGGTATGTTGCTTGTCTATGGCAGGGAACAGTTCCAGAATTGTCGGCTGGCATCATTGCTAGGTTGCAAACTCTCACCCCTGATACTCTCCGCCAATACCCCCAGCTTGTCAGGCTATAATTATGCCCAATCGTCTCTGCCGTCTTGATTGGTGTTATAGACGCGCTCCCGCCAGTGGAGTGCCCTGGTGTAGGCAAACAGAGACTCTTCTGTATGTCCCCAGGACTGCAGGAGCTGCTGCAAATCCCTCTGAATATCCCTAGCACCAGGGAACCCCTCATAGCGAATGAGTAACCGCGCTAGGTCAGCCAAGTGCCGGTCCGTAGGCTGGGATATGAGTAGAGTGTTGAGCAATTCCCGATCGGTGGCGTACTGGGGGTGTTGCTGCTCCATAGGTGCTCAGCGGGGTTGGCGATTAAGGACGACCATTTTAATGCCCACATCGGGGTTACGGGCAATGATTGTCTGATGGGTGTCTGCTAGGTACAGCTTTTTGAACCCCAGGGTGACGGACTGTTCCAGCAAATTGTCCATCATTTGGTCCTGTTGGAAGGGAGTGAGCTGATACCAGTCGTCGGTCACCAATACTACTAGTTTACCCAGCTTGTAATTTGCTTGTACGCTGTGAATCAGTCCTTCCCCAAACAACTGGGCAATTTTAGCGACTTGGTTTTGCACATCGCTCACCAGAATCCGATCGGGGGGAATCACGCCCTTACCCCGCACAGGGGCATCCACCGCTACTGGGAGGGATTTGGCTTTTGTCACCGCCACTGCTTTTTGCCCTGAGGGTTTGAACAGCAGGAATAGCAACAGTAGAATGACCAGAGTGTAGGTAGCCGATCGTTTTGCCACAATCGGTTTGAGGGGTTCGGGGGCACCAGTTTGGATAAAGCGATCGATGGGAGTAACCGCAGTGAGGACACGGGCATAGAGGGGGCTGGCTTGCCAGTCAGTCAGGGGTTTTTGACTCCCCAGCCAGGTATAGAACTGCTGTAGTTTAGGATCGAGGCTATCCACTAACCACTGGAAAAAGCTGACAATACGGGGGAAAACCTTAGTGCGAGTAAATTCCCAAGCCGTCCCCAGTTCCTGTTGCACTTGGGGGGGGAGGAGGGGTTGATCATCGGGTTCTGCCTGCCATTTTTGGGTCAAATTCAGCACCTGTGCCAGGAAACTAGCCAAAATAGCCCGCAGTTTTTGTTGCCAACCCTCGCTGGGTTCCCCTGGACTCAATTGCTGTTGCCACTGTGCTAAGGTGGGGTTGATTTTACTTAAAAAACGACGTAAAAATAATACAAATTGTTGTCCCCAATGCCCCAGTTTTTCCTGTAGTTTATTATTCATAGTCGCGCTATAATACAGAATTACTGTCAGATTTTAGCAAGGGATAGGTAATTCGCAGCAAGCAGTGTAACTTTA from Pseudanabaenaceae cyanobacterium SKYG29 includes the following:
- a CDS encoding DUF3288 family protein, coding for MEQQHPQYATDRELLNTLLISQPTDRHLADLARLLIRYEGFPGARDIQRDLQQLLQSWGHTEESLFAYTRALHWRERVYNTNQDGRDDWA
- a CDS encoding LL-diaminopimelate aminotransferase is translated as MQFAKRLDKIPPYLFAELDRKRNELTAKGVDIINMGVGDPDKPTPDHVVQAMIKAVQDPRTHNYPPYQGTRAYREAAAAFMARRFGVTGLDPDTQIVSSIGSKEAIHNIFLAFVEPGDYVLIPDPAYPVYRTSTIFAGGEYYTMPLLPEHNFLPNLDRIPLEVAQKAKLLWVNYPNNPTGAIADLAFFQELVDFCRRYEILLCHDHAYAEMAYDGYKPPSVLQVPGALDIAVEFHSCSKSYNMTGWRVGFVAGCTTGIKGLGQVKTNVDSGVFKAIQEAAIVAFETREEDLQNLMAVYQRRRDLVVEGLNKLGWHLTPPKATLYVWVPVPQGYTSTEFVTLLLEKCGIIVPPGNGYGSAGEGFFRIALTVEEERILTAFERMAQAGIRYQ